The stretch of DNA AGAAGGAAAAGACGGCTGACAGTTGCAGGCCGGCTAAACAAGccgagccctcagcagcaacaacaGGTGATTCCAATAAATCAAAAGAACAAGACAACGCAAGATATTCGGCCGTGCCTCCTCCCCCTCTGCTCCCGCCTTCTGCCCATGTTCCCGTCCTGCCCCCCTCTTCACCCCAGGAGCAGGACAGCCGACCGCTCAAGAAGCGGAAAGCCAGAAGACCAAGCTGGACGAAGCTGGTGCACCGGGCCCACAGGATGGAAAATCAGGAAACCTCCTCAGATTCCCCTCACAATCCCTCGCTAAGTTTCCCGCAGGTCGCCAAGACGTCGTTTCCTGCCAAAAGTGCTGTTCAGCAGAGTGATGAGTCACAGTCACCACCCTCTAGCTCCCGGTCTAACGGCTCCTCCCCTCTGTCTTCCGCTGTCAAACCTCCGACTCCAAAACAAACTCACCCCACATCCGATCCAGCCCCCTCTGCATCCACGATCTCTATGAGCGCCGTACGGAAAAGGGGTCGTCCGAAATCCCACAGCTTTAGTTTAGACGAGCCTCCTCCTCGACTTTCACCAAACGACAGACCGGCAGAGGAGCCTCCGTCGGGGTGTGACAGCGTTCAGAAAGCCCCTGTGCTGGAGCCAGTGCTGCAGTGCGCCTCTCAGGTgagctccagccccaggaagcgagGCCGTCCTCCTAAAAGAGCCCTTCCCGAGGACGACGGTGAAGGTGGACCGGATCACATGGAGCACACAGAGAGGAGCAAAGACTTTCCTCCTCCTGAAAGGGGGGACCGGCAACTCAAGATCAGGAGACTGATCAatgagatgaagaagagaaagaagaggAGACTTCACAAAGTGATGATGTCTGGTTACGTGAGGAAAGTGGGAATGGGAAGCGAGGCAGCAGACGGTAAAGCCTCACTGAGAATGTGCAAATCGATGGAGGCTACAACAGTTCACACTCTCGCAGACCTGTCCTCCTCGTTCGGGAGCAAGCTGGGACCTCAGATCAACGTGAGCAAACGAGGAACCATTTACATGGGCAAGAGGCGAGGACGCAAGCCCAAATCCCAAGTGGCCAACCAAAATTCCGTCTCCCAGTTCTCCACTCAGTCATCTTTATTTTCCAGTCCCCCCGAAGCATCGCTCTTCTCCACCAGCCAGCCTCCACCCTCTCACCCCTTTCCCTCTCCTTCTCTCACCCACTCCAGTGGAGCCCATAGCCCGTACAGCGAGGGAAGCCTCACAGAGCCGTCACCCTCCCTCCTGTTTTCTCATCACTTCTCTCTTCCTTCTCCAACGTCCTCCTGCACATCCCCCCGTCCTCCTTCCTCCTCGTCCCTCTCCACCTTTGTGAGGAAGAGTTGTCCGTGTCAGGGAAGACATCAGTTCCCCTTCCACCAGTCCACATGTAAGCTGGCCTGCGCTACCCCTCCTCTGCACGCCACGCCCGGCTCTCCCAGCCACCTGAAAGAGGCCACGCCCTCCCCCAGGAGTGAGTCGCACAGCGACGAGACACTGCCAAGTGACAGCGGGATCGGAACGGACAACAATAGTGTTTGTGAGCGAGGGGAGATGAGGGGAGCTCGAGGAATACTTAGGTTCGGTCAAGGCTCGGGGATGACTCTCGGTGGTCAAAGACTCCCTCCTTCTCCCATCTCCTCCCCCGTTTCTCACATGTCCAGACACTCAAATGCGTTGAGCAGCTCAAATTCAATGGACAGGCACAGAGACAGACACAGGCACAGGCGTAGGGATTACGACTGCTCCTCGTCCTGCACCTGCACATGCCCTTGTCCCTGTCCAGGACACAGCAAGCCTGACTATGTCCCCTGCCTCGGGCACGGCGCACTGAAGAGACAGAAGAATAAGCATAAGAAGAAGCACCAGCAGCTGCTCGTGCAGGATCCAGAGTTTCTGGCCGAACTGGAGGATCTGATCGCTCAGTTCAGCAGCGTGCACATCGGCCGGCGGAGCTGGGCGAGGGTGAGTGTGGGGCCGGGCCTTGAcgggagcgctgcaggaggaAGGCGACATCACTCCTCCTCTCATTCCCTCCGCTCCAACATCTTCAGGATCAATCTGAACGGCTTCTACTCGCCTCACCCCTCACCCTTCTCTCCCGCCACGTCCTTCACCCCTCAGCCTTTCTATCCGTGCCACTGCAACAGGAAGCTGGACAGCCGCAGGCAGTGCGGCTGCCCGTCGAAGTTCCAGGAAACCATCGACAACATGGGCTTTTACGGCAGCTATCCTCCAGCACCACCAACACTCTACCACCACTTCCCCAGCTCCTACCCGCTCCCGCCCCCTCACCAGTACACCCCCCACCAGCCTCATCACGCCCACTTCCTCCTCAACCCGGCCAGATTCCACAGGCGGAGAAGCAGGCTGCTGCGTGAGGGAGCTTTAGGGGGAGAGGTGGAGGGAGATTTAggggcaggaggaggaggaagctcaGGGTTCACTTCCAGCCTCTCCTGCGGGTGGGGGAGGAGCGAACACAAGCATAAACACCGTCACAGGCACTGCGAGCGAAGCATGgacgatgacgaggaggaaggtgGGATGGAAGGAGAGGTGCTGGGGGGTTCTAAGCCAAGATCGGGGTTCCTTTTGGGTCGAGTAGAAGAACGAAGGAAGGGTGTGAGAGGAAGCATGCTGTCCAAGGAATCACCGTGGTTACGCCAGAACGGCAACGATCCTTTCTCCTCTCCAGCTTCCTCTTCAACAACTTCTTCAGCAGAGAGATACAAAAACACTTCTCTCACCTCCCTGGGGCTCGGCTCCTCTCACCTGTCTTTGTTCGGAGGAGGCTGGGGTGGCCTGGGACAAAGCTGGGCCAAATTTGGGAGTTTGGGAAGCTCGGGATTTGGGAAACCCAGCTGGACGGGCTTCTCCGGGAACCAGCACGCCAGCAGACTGATCGCATCGGACGGCGAGGACGAAGACGGAGAAGATGACGACGAGTCACACCTGTATGGGACCTCGCTTTCCC from Nothobranchius furzeri strain GRZ-AD chromosome 5, NfurGRZ-RIMD1, whole genome shotgun sequence encodes:
- the LOC107379592 gene encoding histone-lysine N-methyltransferase ASH1L isoform X3, with protein sequence MDQRVKGGTPPSAASALDATSAPEDSKQDQVAEKKRRGDDVGKKEEEKRGGKKEGDKGAVLELLIEGRCGGVGQQELQISGRDTSCPEGNLRVRIGVQAKRTKKPPKILESYVCKPTIRTYQRQSRGGVLRAEGEGRAIQSSKSSSTTDENREQRVGLDAVQATCKKSASASSPPLTSSSSLSLTQPSVLSSTVTPESNPTSVPVITSQGTKAAKQVPLKLADRMEEKSHSSSERAKKDKLPSLNGQPVPAGPKACSPAADQTASTARAATSNQTVSTLETKNEGSSSKKHNGLGQAAKQKGPSDGRSSANILVNPTSWKNKAGKHSDSSSVSSSDPSAKPPVSSSSQKELSSKSRPDSPPHHPVSPKSQPSPIGGLSPGQPKDQGAPLEPPPEKKREREKKAKKDKRREKKSKRDRQEAEREVPERGKDDVKKKKKEKGRDGKSRHEREKDQKHRTDDSWEDDLKTERGKVERSDKVGPDGQRTEDKNAKCGETAAKPDKSCKTATLSRIDEKEKTADSCRPAKQAEPSAATTGDSNKSKEQDNARYSAVPPPPLLPPSAHVPVLPPSSPQEQDSRPLKKRKARRPSWTKLVHRAHRMENQETSSDSPHNPSLSFPQVAKTSFPAKSAVQQSDESQSPPSSSRSNGSSPLSSAVKPPTPKQTHPTSDPAPSASTISMSAVRKRGRPKSHSFSLDEPPPRLSPNDRPAEEPPSGCDSVQKAPVLEPVLQCASQVSSSPRKRGRPPKRALPEDDGEGGPDHMEHTERSKDFPPPERGDRQLKIRRLINEMKKRKKRRLHKVMMSGYVRKVGMGSEAADGKASLRMCKSMEATTVHTLADLSSSFGSKLGPQINVSKRGTIYMGKRRGRKPKSQVANQNSVSQFSTQSSLFSSPPEASLFSTSQPPPSHPFPSPSLTHSSGAHSPYSEGSLTEPSPSLLFSHHFSLPSPTSSCTSPRPPSSSSLSTFVRKSCPCQGRHQFPFHQSTCKLACATPPLHATPGSPSHLKEATPSPRSESHSDETLPSDSGIGTDNNSVCERGEMRGARGILRFGQGSGMTLGGQRLPPSPISSPVSHMSRHSNALSSSNSMDRHRDRHRHRRRDYDCSSSCTCTCPCPCPGHSKPDYVPCLGHGALKRQKNKHKKKHQQLLVQDPEFLAELEDLIAQFSSVHIGRRSWARVSVGPGLDGSAAGGRRHHSSSHSLRSNIFRINLNGFYSPHPSPFSPATSFTPQPFYPCHCNRKLDSRRQCGCPSKFQETIDNMGFYGSYPPAPPTLYHHFPSSYPLPPPHQYTPHQPHHAHFLLNPARFHRRRSRLLREGALGGEVEGDLGAGGGGSSGFTSSLSCGWGRSEHKHKHRHRHCERSMDDDEEEGGMEGEVLGGSKPRSGFLLGRVEERRKGVRGSMLSKESPWLRQNGNDPFSSPASSSTTSSAERYKNTSLTSLGLGSSHLSLFGGGWGGLGQSWAKFGSLGSSGFGKPSWTGFSGNQHASRLIASDGEDEDGEDDDESHLYGTSLSPTHTNLFTSAAMATGGRGLRSGLLSRNLGSREGSWRRDEPAWTERREAVTAALQGDSRSRGQQNGVPALRGAAVKNKRGPGRPRKHPLPSAASSPVRSSTTSTVSPPDLLPASSHGRDGREVGGRTEGTVPERGGGGGSSITQQVAELESRRRRRRKRKHDDSPHHQSTVC
- the LOC107379592 gene encoding histone-lysine N-methyltransferase ASH1L isoform X1, with product MDQRVKGGTPPSAASALDATSAPEDSKQDQVAEKKRRGDDVGKKEEEKRGGKKEGDKGAVLELLIEGRCGGVGQQELQISGRDTSCPEGNLRVRIGVQAKRTKKPPKILESYVCKPTIRTYQRQSRGGVLRAEGEGRAIQSSKSSSTTDENREQRVGLDAVQATCKKSASASSPPLTSSSSLSLTQPSVLSSTVTPESNPTSVPVITSQGTKAAKQVPLKLADRMEEKSHSSSERAKKDKLPSLNGQPVPAGPKACSPAADQTASTARAATSNQTVSTLETKNEGSSSKKHNGLGQAAKQKGPSDGRSSANILVNPTSWKNKAGKHSDSSSVSSSDPSAKPPVSSSSQKELSSKSRPDSPPHHPVSPKSQPSPIGGLSPGQPKDQGAPLEPPPEKKREREKKAKKDKRREKKSKRDRQEAEREVPERGKDDVKKKKKEKGRDGKSRHEREKDQKHRTDDSWEDDLKTERGKVERSDKVGPDGQRTEDKNAKCGETAAKPDKSCKTATLSRIDEKEKTADSCRPAKQAEPSAATTGDSNKSKEQDNARYSAVPPPPLLPPSAHVPVLPPSSPQEQDSRPLKKRKARRPSWTKLVHRAHRMENQETSSDSPHNPSLSFPQVAKTSFPAKSAVQQSDESQSPPSSSRSNGSSPLSSAVKPPTPKQTHPTSDPAPSASTISMSAVRKRGRPKSHSFSLDEPPPRLSPNDRPAEEPPSGCDSVQKAPVLEPVLQCASQVSSSPRKRGRPPKRALPEDDGEGGPDHMEHTERSKDFPPPERGDRQLKIRRLINEMKKRKKRRLHKVMMSGYVRKVGMGSEAADGKASLRMCKSMEATTVHTLADLSSSFGSKLGPQINVSKRGTIYMGKRRGRKPKSQVANQNSVSQFSTQSSLFSSPPEASLFSTSQPPPSHPFPSPSLTHSSGAHSPYSEGSLTEPSPSLLFSHHFSLPSPTSSCTSPRPPSSSSLSTFVRKSCPCQGRHQFPFHQSTCKLACATPPLHATPGSPSHLKEATPSPRSESHSDETLPSDSGIGTDNNSVCERGEMRGARGILRFGQGSGMTLGGQRLPPSPISSPVSHMSRHSNALSSSNSMDRHRDRHRHRRRDYDCSSSCTCTCPCPCPGHSKPDYVPCLGHGALKRQKNKHKKKHQQLLVQDPEFLAELEDLIAQFSSVHIGRRSWARVSVGPGLDGSAAGGRRHHSSSHSLRSNIFRINLNGFYSPHPSPFSPATSFTPQPFYPCHCNRKLDSRRQCGCPSKFQETIDNMGFYGSYPPAPPTLYHHFPSSYPLPPPHQYTPHQPHHAHFLLNPARFHRRRSRLLREGALGGEVEGDLGAGGGGSSGFTSSLSCGWGRSEHKHKHRHRHCERSMDDDEEEGGMEGEVLGGSKPRSGFLLGRVEERRKGVRGSMLSKESPWLRQNGNDPFSSPASSSTTSSAERYKNTSLTSLGLGSSHLSLFGGGWGGLGQSWAKFGSLGSSGFGKPSWTGFSGNQHASRLIASDGEDEDGEDDDESHLYGTSLSPTHTNLFTSAAMATGGRGLRSGLLSRNLGSREGSWRRDEPAWTERREAVTAALQGDSRSRGQQNGVPALRGAAVKNKRGPGRPRKHPLPSAASSPVRSSTTSTVSPPDLLPASSHGRDGREVGGRTEGTVPERGGGGGSSITQQVAELESRRRRRRKRKHDDSPHHQSFDSDHLECDALPEFLGPSDADPAPAQTAPAQTEEASDGPPRKVFLRAGLYSDDYKTTDPPSQASSENPEYAPGEHEYSLLPAPIHVGKYLRLKRINFQLPYDVMWLWQNNQLCRQPAVPLKRTRRYRRLKQRSASFQQTVEGSSDIGSLFPHLDIEPLTSTERGFVVKHHVFLVRNLELMRDRQIRMRMERERDREEEGEEREDGASWDDSHIKSDHLVGAEVTVISSDPHHQSQDTSSVLTASPSLSKIQNRHEEEEEEEEEIKREVCSNREQRRKRLNELLLQRERWNHSGKGARSSGGQN
- the LOC107379592 gene encoding histone-lysine N-methyltransferase ASH1L isoform X2, whose protein sequence is MDQRVKGGTPPSAASALDATSAPEDSKQDQVAEKKRRGDDVGKKEEEKRGGKKEGDKGAVLELLIEGRCGGVGQQELQISGRDTSCPEGNLRVRIGVQAKRTKKPPKILESYVCKPTIRTYQRQSRGGVLRAEGEGRAIQSSKSSSTTDENREQRVGLDAVQATCKKSASASSPPLTSSSSLSLTQPSVLSSTVTPESNPTSVPVITSQGTKAAKQVPLKLADRMEEKSHSSSERAKKDKLPSLNGQPVPAGPKACSPAADQTASTARAATSNQTVSTLETKNEGSSSKKHNGLGQAAKQKGPSDGRSSANILVNPTSWKNKAGKHSDSSSVSSSDPSAKPPVSSSSQKELSSKSRPDSPPHHPVSPKSQPSPIGGLSPGQPKDQGAPLEPPPEKKREREKKAKKDKRREKKSKRDRQEAEREVPERGKDDVKKKKKEKGRDGKSRHEREKDQKHRTDDSWEDDLKTERGKVERSDKVGPDGQRTEDKNAKCGETAAKPDKSCKTATLSRIDEKEKTADSCRPAKQAEPSAATTGDSNKSKEQDNARYSAVPPPPLLPPSAHVPVLPPSSPQEQDSRPLKKRKARRPSWTKLVHRAHRMENQETSSDSPHNPSLSFPQVAKTSFPAKSAVQQSDESQSPPSSSRSNGSSPLSSAVKPPTPKQTHPTSDPAPSASTISMSAVRKRGRPKSHSFSLDEPPPRLSPNDRPAEEPPSGCDSVQKAPVLEPVLQCASQVSSSPRKRGRPPKRALPEDDGEGGPDHMEHTERSKDFPPPERGDRQLKIRRLINEMKKRKKRRLHKVMMSGYVRKVGMGSEAADGKASLRMCKSMEATTVHTLADLSSSFGSKLGPQINVSKRGTIYMGKRRGRKPKSQVANQNSVSQFSTQSSLFSSPPEASLFSTSQPPPSHPFPSPSLTHSSGAHSPYSEGSLTEPSPSLLFSHHFSLPSPTSSCTSPRPPSSSSLSTFVRKSCPCQGRHQFPFHQSTCKLACATPPLHATPGSPSHLKEATPSPRSESHSDETLPSDSGIGTDNNSVCERGEMRGARGILRFGQGSGMTLGGQRLPPSPISSPVSHMSRHSNALSSSNSMDRHRDRHRHRRRDYDCSSSCTCTCPCPCPGHSKPDYVPCLGHGALKRQKNKHKKKHQQLLVQDPEFLAELEDLIAQFSSVHIGRRSWARVSVGPGLDGSAAGGRRHHSSSHSLRSNIFRINLNGFYSPHPSPFSPATSFTPQPFYPCHCNRKLDSRRQCGCPSKFQETIDNMGFYGSYPPAPPTLYHHFPSSYPLPPPHQYTPHQPHHAHFLLNPARFHRRRSRLLREGALGGEVEGDLGAGGGGSSGFTSSLSCGWGRSEHKHKHRHRHCERSMDDDEEEGGMEGEVLGGSKPRSGFLLGRVEERRKGVRGSMLSKESPWLRQNGNDPFSSPASSSTTSSAERYKNTSLTSLGLGSSHLSLFGGGWGGLGQSWAKFGSLGSSGFGKPSWTGFSGNQHASRLIASDGEDEDGEDDDESHLYGTSLSPTHTNLFTSAAMATGGRGLRSGLLSRNLGSREGSWRRDEPAWTERREAVTAALQGDSRSRGQQNGVPALRGAAVKNKRGPGRPRKHPLPSAASSPVRSSTTSTVSPPDLLPASSHGRDGREVGGRTEGTVPERGGGGGSSITQQVAELESRRRRRRKRKHDDSPHHQSFDSDHLECDALPEFLGPSDADPAPAQTAPAQTEEASDGPPRKVFLRAGLYSDDYKTTDPPSQASSENPEYAPGEHEYSLLPAPIHVGKYLRLKRINFQLPYDVMWLWQNNQLCRQPAVPLKRTRRYRRLKQRSASFQQTVEGSSDIGSLFPHLDIEPLTSTERNLELMRDRQIRMRMERERDREEEGEEREDGASWDDSHIKSDHLVGAEVTVISSDPHHQSQDTSSVLTASPSLSKIQNRHEEEEEEEEEIKREVCSNREQRRKRLNELLLQRERWNHSGKGARSSGGQN